A stretch of Babesia bigemina genome assembly Bbig001, chromosome : III DNA encodes these proteins:
- a CDS encoding 60S ribosomal protein L18, putative yields MCVMSRRGRFQRGEGRHLCNLSGPPSGGSASPGSFLPLRGIDLKKGGRVKKPGRKALVSKDPYLRLLVKTYKTLARRTSSAFNRTVLKRLLMPRRFKAPISLSKLIKHMKGRENTTAVVVGTVTGTLLYRDMMMYVSTESRRSSDSAGEDDLRVNEVPKLSVCALRITRTAQARLLKAGGEVLTFDELVARSPTGSKCTLLRGATKAREAEKHFGKAPGTPGSSTKPYVRSKGRKFEKARGRRKSCGFKV; encoded by the exons ATGTGTGTAATGTCAAGACGAGGTCGTTTTCAGCGCGGCGAGGGTCGCCATCTGTGTAATCTGTCCGGGCCCCCTAGTGGGGGGAGCGCGTCGCCCGGCTCGTTTCTACCGCTAAGG GGTATCGACTTGAAGAAGGGCGGTAGGGTTAAGAAGCCCGGACGCAAGGCCTTGGTTAGCAAGGACCCCTACCTGCGTCTTCTCGTAAAAACCTACAAAACTCTCGCTCGTAGGACGTCGAGCGCGTTCAACCGCACTGTTCTCAAGCGTCTGTTGATGCCCCGACGCTTTAAGGCGCCCATCTCCCTCTCGAAGTTGATCAAGCACATGAAGGGCAGGGAGAACACCACTGCCGTTGTTGTAGGCACTGTTACAGGTACGTTATTATACCGT GACATGATGATGTACGTTTCTACTGAATCGCGACGGTCTTCTGACTCTGCTGGAGAGG ATGACTTGAGGGTCAACGAGGTGCCCAAGTTGAGCGTGTGCGCTTTGCGTATCACCCGCACTGCTCAGGCTCGTCTTTTGAAGGCAGGCGGTGAGGTTCTCACCTTCGACGAGCTCGTTGCTCGCTCCCCCACCGGATCTAAGTGCACGCTTTTGCGCGGTGCCACCAAGGCCCGTGAGGCCGAGAAGCACTTCGGCAAGGCCCCTGGTACCCCCGGGTCGTCCACCAAGCCGTATGTGCGCTCTAAGGGCCGCAAGTTCGAGAAGGCGCGTGGTCGCAGGAAGTCTTGTGGTTTCAAGGTGTAA
- a CDS encoding diacylglycerol kinase, putative — MLVILLLLASALVLGVTLLSDVRLCRNRCQVLPLLSEVVEAPCVPSDKFEHRLVYIDCEIDTRHTFYAPKEFSSNIYSYTGAFFDTRVEMYQWVDKVGYYGVHKVGAFVDHAVTQKNFVETLFSTERNPGYIPHVPGFGRKFAPKLKLGGYSVPPGAFAAVRGVRQLPLIDDRWYQPSEITYPLPVPNVDYLNTQVHNNALYTGDPQNPKIGDLRVTFWGNDTMRFSAIGRQRTALIPKETFLEPFPLLDDSVVLVGEGGGSPLDLATAYYSQFESTQATYWSLRLASLVLITATLYLYYYGLRAPKVGEIWHYPQCAKSRVTLLLCSFCASSATLCMLEAVIWMRYRFYLFFLLFLLGCGFCGAVMSIWKMDPCSGWDPTHDSGYLGVLGRYDSRRWSTASPTASVALSSDRPLLPSLNISGGRKASNFFEPEVDELRFSKPVPAIVRIYSITDGVSGNKPGLRHLRDFMASKSPEDNVKVVICGGDGSVVWLIGEMDAHSIDYSTITFAIVPYGTGNDLARAVNWNDFNGLMPFDMNMTPLRRVLERMYKAEEIQHDLWQILITVEPEGSFNKISSSTHQKQTILDAEGHEVLHMEFVMGNYFSLGVDARIGRGFDRLRSNSGPMNKLIYLMQGMKNTFRPVVRVDKQIDKMLCGEGYTKTVFTTDTHNLEFPILPRTASLVALNIPSYSAGVAAFTKARRIGLENLREDEIRELKKTSQKMGDSRMEFVTYRRITHIAADFCGLGVARRLHFGAGPWKILFKELPPREKVYFQVDGEFFVMLQPKDVEIKHFKTIKLLK; from the exons ATGCTGGTCATACTATTACTGCTGGCGTCGGCGCTGGTGCTAGGGGTCACATTGCTGAGCGATGTGCGCCTTTGCCGCAACCGCTGCCAAGTGCTGCCACTGCTGAGCGAGGTGGTAGAG GCACCATGTGTCCCGTCCGACAAGTTTGAGCACCGCCTGGTCTACATC GACTGCGAGATCGACACCAGGCACACGTTCTACGCCCCGAAGGAGTTCTCGAGCAACATATACTCGTACACCGGCGCCTTCTTCGACACCCGCGTGGAGATGTACCAATGGGTAGACAAAGTAGGCTACTACGGCGTGCACAAGGTCGGCGCATTCGTGGACCACGCGGTGACACAGAAAAATTTTGTGGAGACCCTGTTCTCAACGGAGCGCAACCCGGGGTACATCCCGCATGTGCCTGGCTTCGGGCGCAAGTTTGCGCCGAAGCTCAAGCTGGGCGGCTACAGCGTCCCGCCGGGCGCGTTTGCGGCGGTGCGGGGAGTCAGGCAGCTGCCGCTTATTGACGACCGTTGGTATCAGCCATCGGAGATCACGTACCCGCTCCCGGTGCCCAATGTGGACTACCTCAACACCCAGGTGCACAACAATGCGCTGTACACCGGCGACCCCCAGAACCCGAAG ATTGGTGATCTGAGGGTCACCTTTTGGGGCAATGATACGATGCGCTTCAGCGCTATCGGGCGCCAGAGAACTGCGTTGATACCTAAGGAGACGTTTTTGGAGCCGTTTCCGCTACTG GATGACAGCGTGGTGCTTGTCGGGGAAGGCGGCGGTTCGCCTCTCGACCTGGCCACCGCCTACTACAGCCAGTTCGaaagcacgcaggcaacgtATTGGTCGTTGCGCCTGGCTTCGTTGGTGCTAATTACGGCGACTCTCTATCTGTACTACTACGGCCTACGGGCACCCAAGGTAGGCGAGATTTGGCACTATCCGCAATGCGCGAAGAGCCGGGTAACGCTGCTGCTCTGCAGTTTTTGCGCAAGCTCGGCCACGCTGTGCATGCTGGAGGCTGTGATCTGGATGCGCTACCGATTTTACCTTTTTTTCCTCCTGTTTCTGCTCGGCTGCGGGTTCTGCGGTGCCGTGATGTCCATATG GAAGATGGACCCGTGCTCCGGCTGGGACCCGACCCACGACAGCGGATACCTGGGTGTCCTGGGCCGCTACGACTCCCGGCGGTGGTCGACGGCGTCACCCACCGCGAGCGTTGCTCTGAGCAGCGACCGCCCCCTGCTCCCGTCACTCAACAT CAGCGGGGGGAGGAAAGCGTCGAACTTCTTCGAG CCTGAAGTGGACGAACTGCGTTTCTCGAAGCCCGTGCCCGCAATAGTACGCATATACTCGATAACGGATGGCGTCAGCGGGAACAAGCCGGGGTTGCGCCACCTCCGTGACTTCATGGCCTCCAAGTCCCCCGAAGACA ATGTCAAGGTGGTCATCTGCGGAGGTGACGGGAGCGTGGTGTGGCTCATAGGCGAGATGGATGCTCATTCAATCGACTACAGCACGATCACCTTCGCCATCGTGCCCTACGGAACGGGCAATGACCTCGCTCGTGCTGTCAACTGGAACGACTTCAACGGCCTCATGCCGTTCGACATGAACATGACACC gctgaggCGCGTCCTCGAGCGGATGTACAAGGCGGAGGAGATCCAGCACGACCTGTGGCAGATTTTAATCACGGTTGAGCCAGAAGGGTCGTTCAACAAGATCAGCTCCTCGACGCATCAGAAGCAGACCATCCTCGACGCGGAAGGTCATGAGGTGTTGCACATGGAGTTCGTCATGGGCAACTACTTCAGCTTGGGCGTGGACGCGAGGATCGGGCGCGGGTTCGACCGCCTGCGCTCCAACTCGGGCCCGATGAACAAGTTAATTTACCTGATGCAAGGCATGAAGAACACGTTCCGGCCTGTTGTACGCGTCGACAAGCAGATTGACAAAATGCTCTGCGGCGAGGGGTACACCAAGACCGTGTTCACAACCGACACCCACAACCTCGAGTTCCCCATCCTCCCGCGCACCGCCTCGCTCGTGGCGCTCAACATCCCCAGCTACTCGGCTGGCGTGGCTGCGTTCACGAAGGCGCGCCGCATCGGACTCGAGAACTTGCGCGAGGACGAGATACGCGAGCTGAAAAAGACCTCGCAGAAGATGGGTGACAGCCGCATGGAGTTCGTGACCTACAGGCGAATCACGCACATTGCCGCCGACTTTTGTGGCCTCGGGGTGGCTCGCCGCTTGCACTTCGGCGCGGGCCCGTGGAAGATTCTGTTCAAGGAGCTTCCCCCGAGGGAGAAGGTGTACTTCCAGGTGGACGGCGAGTTTTTCGTAATGCTGCAGCCCAAGGACGTGGAGATCAAGCACTTCAAGACCATCAAGCTCCTGAAGTGA
- a CDS encoding membrane protein, putative gives MTHIIGANDTDNYRVCLPLDLNGDTCPLDVTKDLQKDGHWYRVVNQFTHVLGDVTFGNRVVKGDCRYTVRNVYEDTNETGRKVVKVRTLHTDNTIELEEYVETEPGSTTYVELKRIPIDLDMNAVEFPNHVYPLYNPSTRSTDIDIHPTYRNTYRIGKVTIAQQVVPDTPCIGRSVTLWGRRDGRRIADVATVHFDEVITNDTFIEQSAGHANFVPYDPNNGTEDIRIGLIEDDLDFDMFI, from the coding sequence ATGACCCATATAATCGGCGCTAATGACACAGATAATTATCGGGTGTGTCTACCCCTTGATCTCAATGGCGACACTTGTCCCTTGGATGTCACCAAGGACTTGCAGAAGGATGGCCACTGGTACCGAGTCGTAAACCAGTTCACCCATGTTCTCGGGGACGTCACCTTCGGGAATAGGGTTGTAAAAGGCGATTGCCGTTACACCGTCAGGAATGTGTACGAAGACACCAACGAAACCGGTCGGAAAGTTGTGAAGGTACGGACCCTGCACACCGACAACACGATAGAGCTAGAGGAGTACGTCGAGACGGAACCCGGTTCGACGACGTATGTGGAGCTCAAGAGAATACCAATTGACCTCGACATGAACGCCGTGGAGTTTCCGAATCAtgtctacccactctacaaccCAAGCACGCGATCTACGGACATCGACATTCACCCAACATACCGCAACACCTACAGAATCGGAAAGGTCACTATCGCGCAACAGGTGGTGCCTGATACGCCATGCATCGGCAGATCAGTCACGCTATGGGGGCGTAGGGACGGTAGGCGCATCGCAGACGTTGCCACCGTCCATTTCGACGAGGTCATCACCAACGACACTTTCATCGAGCAGTCTGCTGGACACGCAAATTTCGTCCCTTATGATCCTAATAACGGTACTGAAGATATTCGTATAGGTTTGATAGAGGATGACCTTGACTTCGATATGTTTATATAA
- a CDS encoding 40S ribosomal protein S6, putative, whose protein sequence is MKLNLANPYTGMQKTVEVDDEKRLLPFFEKRMGAEVPGDSLGDEFKGYVFKISGGNDKQGFPMMQGVLTASRVRLLLKKGMKCYRPRRTGEMRRKSVRGCIASPDLSILNLVVVKKGPQEIAGLTDEDRPRRLGPKRASKIRRLFNLGPEDDVRKYVIRRKIEGRNKTRAPKIQRLVTPQRIQRKQRRVALRVAKEKASRESLKAYFKMMEEYKASKAPATEAEAAEVATRKGKKGKKVQSAEQ, encoded by the coding sequence ATGAAGCTCAACCTCGCGAACCCGTACACGGGTATGCAAAAGACCGTGGAGGTCGACGATGAAAAGCGCTTGCTCCCCTTTTTCGAGAAGCGTATGGGAGCCGAGGTGCCCGGCGATTCGCTCGGGGACGAGTTCAAGGGCTACGTCTTCAAAATATCGGGTGGTAACGACAAGCAGGGTTTTCCCATGATGCAGGGTGTTCTCACCGCCAGCCGTGTGAGGCTTCTGCTCAAGAAGGGTATGAAGTGCTACCGTCCGCGCAGGACCGGTGAAATGCGCCGCAAATCCGTCCGCGGCTGCATCGCCTCACCCGACCTCTCCATCCTCAACCTCGTTGTCGTGAAAAAGGGCCCCCAGGAAATCGCCGGACTCACTGACGAGGACAGGCCACGCCGTCTCGGTCCCAAGAGGGCTTCCAAGATCCGCAGGCTGTTCAACCTCGGCCCCGAGGACGATGTCCGCAAGTACGTCATCAGGCGCAAGATCGAGGGCCGCAACAAGACCAGGGCCCCCAAGATCCAGAGGCTCGTCACTCCTCAGAGGATCCAGAGGAAGCAGAGGCGCGTTGCCCTCAGGGTAGCGAAGGAGAAGGCCTCCCGCGAATCCCTCAAGGCCTACTTCAAGATGATGGAGGAGTACAAGGCCTCCAAGGCCCCCGCCACTGAGGCCGAAGCCGCCGAGGTTGCCACCCGCAAGGGTAAGAAGGGAAAGAAGGTACAGAGCGCTGAACAGTGA
- a CDS encoding splicing factor 3B subunit 10 (SF3b10), putative produces MSGYDRFNIHAQLEHLQSKYQGTGHVNNTKWEWTLNIQRDTLASHAGHYTRLAYFSICENESIARIRHRCLQNMAKPITRVKSQPKV; encoded by the exons ATGTCCGGGTATGATCGGTTCAATATCCACGCTCAGCTCGAGCACTTGCAGAGCAAGTACCAGGGCACCGGTCACGTGAACAACACCAAGTG GGAGTGGACGCTCAACATCCAGCGCGACACCTTGGCTTCTCACGCGGGGCACTATACGCGCCTGGCGTACTTCTCAATCTGCGAGAACGAGTCCATTGCCCGCATCCGCCATCGGTGCCTCCAG AACATGGCAAAGCCGATCACGCGCGTCAAAAGTCAGCCCAAGGTTTAG
- a CDS encoding tetratricopeptide repeat domain containing protein, putative — protein sequence MAPFDPSKLQVKNKMPAAVQITAEQILRDAVEWQSRENRVPNRTFVDQDELVYYKAQRRKEFEDTLRRQRHHIGTWIKYALWEANQQDFRRARSVFERALQVDANNANLWLRYIETEMKNKNVNAARNLFDRVVCLLPRVDQFWFKYAHFEELLGNYAGARTVFERWMEWNPDERGWMLYIKFEERCGEIDRCRQIFERFLEHRPTCSAFLKFVKFEQRQKNYPRARAAFVKCLEIVPPELLTEEFFIKFAAFETSQANIAGAEKVYEQGLMTLPRENAELLYRTYVSFQKQHKDKETIDNLIVTKKRNEYEQHLLDEPYNYDVWFDYIRMEEQTLSDDGHPEGIDQAYAEAQRTRICELYERAISNLPQVDNRRLWRRYSYLWIGYAIFSELTLGQPDRAIAVYRKALQVLPKEFAKFYILLAELHLRQEDLDSMRKTFGMGLGRCSKPKLFEAYAQIELKLGNLDRCRHIHAKYIEMWPFKPDSWLAFVNLELMLDERERVRALCESAIAMDQMDMPEVVWDRYIEIEKEWQQHPYVRNIYERLILKTTHIKVFKGYAGFEFESGYLDKGRAVIERGLEFYKASGHQVERAGLLAHLLQMERHYGDSESVAKAKSRQPKKVRRKRKLEDGSTVEDVVYVFPDDGLQQSKILQAAMRWKQQQQQMKSN from the exons ATGGCGCCGTTCGACCCTTCGAAGCTCCAG GTCAAAAACAAGATGCCTGCGGCGGTGCAAATCACCGCGGAGCAGATCTTGCGTGACGCCGTGGAGTGGCAGAGCCGCGAAAACCGCGTGCCGAACAGGACGTTCGTCGACCAAGATGAGCTCGTCTACTACAA GGCGCAACGGAGGAAGGAGTTCGAGGACACGCTGCGTCGGCAGCGTCACCACATCGGCACCTGGATCAAGTACGCGCTATGGGAGGCCAACCAGCAGGACTTCCGCCGCGCACGCTCCGTGTTCGAGCGCGCTCTCCAGGTGGACGCGAACAACGCGAACCTGTGGCTTCGCTACATCGAGACCGAAATGAAGAACAAGAACGTGAACGCAGCGCGCAACCTCTTCGACCGGGTGGTCTGCCTCCTCCCGAGGGTGGACCAGTTCTGGTTCAAGTACGCGCATTTCGAGGAGCTCCTAGGCAACTATGCCGGCGCACGTACCGTGTTCGagag GTGGATGGAGTGGAACCCGGATGAGCGTGGCTGGATGCTCTACATCAAGTTCGAGGAGCGCTGCGGTGAAATCGACCGCTGCCGCCAGATATTCGAGCGCTTCCTGGAGCATCGCCCCACGTGCTCGGCCTTTTTGAAGTTCGTCAAGTTCGAGCAGCGGCAGAAGAACTACCCCCGCGCCCGTGCGGCGTTTGTGAAATGC CTGGAGATAGTGCCACCCGAGCTGCTCACTGAGGAGTTCTTCATCAAGTTCGCGGCGTTTGAGACGTCGCAGGCCAACATCGCAGGCGCGGAAAAGGTCTACGAGCAGGGTCTCATGACGCTACCGCGCGAGAACGCGGAGCTGCTCTATCGCACGTACGTGTCGTTCCAGAAGCAGCACAAGGACAAGGAGACGATCGACAACCTCATCGTGACCAAGAAGCGTAACGAGTACGAgcagcacctgctggaCGAGCCGTACAACTACGACGTCTGGTTCGACTACATCCGCATGGAGGAGCAGACGCTGTCCGACGACGGTCACCCCGAGGGCATCGACCAGGCGTACGCCGAGGCGCAGCGAACGCGCATCTGCGAGCTGTACGAGCGCGCCATCTCCAACCTGCCGCAGGTCGACAACCGGCGGCTGTGGCGGAGGTACTCCTACCTGTGGATCGGGTATGCCATATTCTCCGAGCTCACGCTGGGGCAACCCGACCGCGCTATCGCAGTTTATCGCAAGGCACTGCAAGTGCTACCCAAGGAATTCGCAAAGTTCTATATCCTGCTCGCCGAGCTCCAT ctccgCCAGGAGGACCTCGACAGCATGAGGAAGACGTTCGGCATGGGCCTCGGTCGCTGCAGCAAGCCCAAGCTGTTCGAGGCGTACGCGCAGATCGAGCTGAAACTGGGCAACCTGGACCGCTGCAGGCACATCCACGCCAAGTACATCGAGATGTGGCCGTTCAAGCCCGACAGCTGGCTCGCGTTTGTGAACCTGGAGCTCATGCTGGACGAGCGCGAGCGTGTGCGCGCCCTCTGCGAAAGCGCGATCGCCATGGACCAGATGGACATGCCCGAGGTGGTCTGGGACCGCTACATCGAGATCGAGAAGGAgtggcagcagcacccGTACGTCCGCAACATCTACGAGCGTCTGATTCTGAAAACCACGCACATCAAGGTCTTCAAGGGGTATGCCGGTTTCGAGTTTGAATCGGGTTACCTGGACAAGGGAAGGGCGGTGATCGAGCGCGGCCTGGAGTTCTACAAGGCGTCGGGGCACCAGGTCGAGCGCGCTGGTCTGCTGGCGCACCTGCTGCAGATGGAGCGCCATTACGGCGACTCGGAGAGCGTGGCCAAGGCGAAGTCGCGGCAGCCCAAGAAGGTCCGCCGCAAGAGGAAGCTGGAAGACGGCTCCACGGTGGAGGACGTGGTGTACGTCTTCCCCGACGACGGCCTGCAGCAGAGCAAGATCCTGCAGGCGGCGATGCGCTggaagcagcagcagcaacagATGAAATCGAACTAG
- a CDS encoding V-type ATPase, D subunit family protein, putative — protein MPNTRCYLETQNEHRFETLQILKQKRTNAFLGYSLLKRKSDALTSKFRKLLKETIEGKEKVIEGFNEASYALANAVWSAGDFKSLVVESVGRSAVTLRVRTENVAGVILPNFELRVDPTVDVIANIGLTSGGNVIHSAKTAYLEFLETLTALASLQVSFMMLQQEIKMTNRRVNALDNLVIPTIDNHVEYIKRELDELEREEFYRLKMVRNMNQDDDVPMKPASSGSHDGGFDNNSRSSDPPSVIFDTVDDDIVV, from the exons ATGCCAAATACACGATGCTATTTAGAGACGCAAAATGAGCACCGCTTCGA GACGCTTCAAATCCTGAAGCAAAAGCGAACTAATGCATTCCTCGGGTATTCTCTGCTGAAGCGCAAAAGCGACGCGCTCACGTCGAAATTCAGGAAGCTGCTTAAGGAAACCATAGAG GGCAAGGAAAAGGTCATTGAGGGGTTCAATGAGGCGTCTTACGCGCTGGCTAACGCGGTCTGGTCGGCTGGAGACTTCAAGTCCCTGGTTGTGGAGTCCGTCGGACGCTCCGCGGTAACGCTGCGCGTCCGCACTGAAAACGTTGCGGGGGTCATCCTGCCAAACTTCGAGCTCAGAGTTGATCCCACCGTCGATGTTATCGCAAACATTGGACTAACGTCAGGTGGAAACGTCATCCACTCCGCCAAGACGGCGTATCTGGAGTTCCTGGAGACCCTGACGGCACTGGCATCCCTCCAG GTGTCATTCATGATGCTCCAGCAAGAGATTAAAATGACAAACAGGCGTGTCAACGCGCTCGACAAC CTGGTGATACCCACCATCGACAACCACGTGGAGTACATCAAGCGTGAGCTGGACGAGCTCGAACGTGAAGAGTTCTACAG GCTTAAGATGGTGCGCAATATGAACCAAGATGACGATGTGCCTATGAAGCCAGCATCTTCCGGTTCACATGATGGCGGATTTGATAATAATTCGAGGAGTTCAGATCCACCGAGCGTTATATTCGACACGGTGGACGATGATATTGTAGTATAA